The Desmonostoc muscorum LEGE 12446 genome includes a region encoding these proteins:
- a CDS encoding PfaD family polyunsaturated fatty acid/polyketide biosynthesis protein → MIGTNNILNKSSNYLIFSDNYHHNQIWQGVLDSVSFNETGIKSKLLNLDKPCYIIRVEGKIGATNEGSLHPYNQEKTEQAEIIIAVPPISTQQLGDPNFLKFHGVKYAYATGAMAQGIASEELVIALGKERILSSFGAGGLSPARVEAAINRIQKALPQGPYAFNLLHSPSEPAIERGVVDLYLKYQVRTIEASAFLDLTDNIIYYRAAGLSLNAANQIEIKNKIIAKISRREVAIKFLQPAPTKILKQLVDQGLISELQASLAEKIPVADDITVEADSGGHTDNRPLVCLLPSILELRDEIQKKYSFEKPVRVGVAGGIATPQSALAAFMMGAAYVVTGSINQSCIEAGTSEHTKHLLAQAEMADVMMAPAADMFEMGVKLQVLKRGTLFPLRAQKLFELYKNYDSIEDIPLAERDKLEKQVLRKSLEAVWEETVTYLSQRNPDKLAKAVNNPKLKMALIFRWYLGLSSRWSNFGEKGREMDYQIWCGPAMGSFNDWVRGSYLSDSKNRHVVDVANHIMTGAAFLYRIQNLKIQGLQMPASYSEYRPANFQ, encoded by the coding sequence ATGATTGGCACAAACAATATACTAAATAAAAGCAGTAATTACCTGATATTTTCAGATAATTACCATCATAATCAAATTTGGCAAGGTGTTTTAGATTCTGTATCCTTTAACGAAACAGGCATAAAATCTAAGTTGCTAAATTTAGATAAACCTTGTTATATTATTAGAGTCGAAGGGAAAATTGGCGCAACTAACGAAGGTTCTCTACATCCTTACAACCAAGAAAAAACCGAACAAGCAGAAATAATAATAGCTGTTCCACCAATATCAACTCAACAGTTAGGCGATCCAAATTTTCTCAAATTTCATGGTGTAAAATATGCTTATGCCACAGGAGCAATGGCTCAAGGTATTGCTTCCGAAGAACTGGTAATTGCTCTTGGAAAAGAAAGAATATTAAGTTCATTTGGGGCTGGTGGCTTGTCTCCTGCTCGCGTCGAAGCAGCCATTAACCGTATTCAAAAAGCTTTACCCCAAGGGCCTTATGCTTTTAACTTACTCCACAGTCCCAGCGAACCTGCAATTGAACGCGGTGTAGTTGATTTATATCTTAAATATCAGGTAAGAACAATAGAAGCTTCTGCCTTCTTAGATTTGACTGATAACATCATCTATTACCGAGCTGCTGGACTTAGTTTGAATGCAGCTAATCAAATCGAAATCAAAAATAAAATCATTGCCAAAATTTCTCGCCGAGAAGTTGCGATTAAATTTCTTCAACCGGCTCCCACAAAAATTTTAAAACAATTAGTTGACCAAGGTCTAATCAGTGAATTACAAGCAAGTCTAGCTGAAAAAATTCCTGTAGCTGATGATATTACCGTAGAAGCCGATTCTGGTGGTCATACAGATAATCGTCCTCTAGTTTGTTTGTTACCTTCTATCTTGGAATTGAGAGATGAAATTCAAAAGAAATATTCTTTTGAAAAACCAGTTAGAGTTGGAGTAGCAGGAGGAATTGCTACACCACAATCAGCCTTAGCTGCTTTTATGATGGGGGCTGCTTATGTTGTGACTGGCTCAATTAATCAGTCTTGTATTGAAGCTGGAACTTCTGAACATACTAAACATTTGCTAGCTCAAGCCGAGATGGCTGATGTGATGATGGCTCCAGCAGCAGATATGTTTGAAATGGGGGTAAAACTCCAAGTTCTTAAAAGAGGAACTCTCTTCCCTTTACGAGCGCAAAAATTGTTTGAACTATACAAAAATTATGACTCAATTGAAGATATTCCATTAGCAGAAAGAGACAAATTAGAAAAACAAGTTTTGAGAAAAAGCTTAGAAGCAGTTTGGGAAGAGACAGTTACTTATTTGTCTCAACGTAATCCTGATAAATTAGCCAAGGCTGTTAACAATCCCAAATTGAAGATGGCTCTAATTTTCCGCTGGTATCTAGGATTATCATCTCGTTGGTCTAACTTTGGTGAAAAAGGAAGAGAAATGGATTATCAAATCTGGTGTGGCCCAGCTATGGGTAGCTTCAATGACTGGGTTAGAGGTTCTTATTTATCTGATTCAAAAAATCGCCATGTAGTTGATGTTGCTAACCACATTATGACTGGAGCGGCATTTTTATACCGGATTCAAAATTTGAAAATCCAGGGTTTACAAATGCCAGCTTCCTATAGTGAATATCGCCCAGCTAATTTTCAATAA
- a CDS encoding 2Fe-2S iron-sulfur cluster-binding protein yields MVVSIHFEDDDKTVQVEANQRLTKICDDHPSSIFFGCRSVACGTCLIEIVSGIENLAPVMDEEQILLDVLAPDNSNIRLACQCVVEGDIRIRVAN; encoded by the coding sequence ATGGTAGTGTCTATTCATTTTGAAGATGATGATAAAACAGTTCAAGTCGAAGCAAACCAACGTTTAACTAAAATTTGTGACGATCATCCTAGTTCAATTTTTTTTGGTTGTCGTAGTGTAGCTTGTGGAACCTGTCTCATAGAAATTGTGAGTGGGATAGAAAATTTAGCTCCTGTCATGGATGAAGAGCAGATTTTACTTGATGTGTTGGCTCCAGATAATTCCAATATTCGCCTAGCTTGTCAATGCGTAGTGGAAGGTGATATTCGGATTAGGGTAGCTAATTAA
- a CDS encoding phosphopantetheine-binding protein yields the protein MSQSIPETIKKQSYSAEEIQAWLVSHIAEQLGVEPKDIDVRQPLDSYGLESAQAMFLVSKAEKLFGFELSPILLWHYPTIETLSVRLAEESKASQSEIFEI from the coding sequence ATGAGCCAGTCTATTCCTGAAACAATCAAAAAACAGTCTTATAGCGCAGAAGAAATTCAAGCTTGGTTAGTCTCTCATATTGCAGAGCAGCTAGGAGTTGAACCTAAAGATATAGATGTACGACAGCCTTTAGATAGTTACGGTTTAGAGTCAGCACAGGCAATGTTTCTTGTTAGCAAAGCGGAGAAGTTATTTGGTTTTGAGCTATCTCCAATTTTATTGTGGCACTACCCCACTATTGAAACATTGTCTGTGCGTTTAGCGGAAGAATCTAAAGCTTCACAGTCTGAAATTTTTGAGATTTAA
- a CDS encoding phthiocerol/phthiodiolone dimycocerosyl transferase family protein, translating to MIYNRKLGRLEQAMEILNSRAKTWNIVTISRINGCIYEETMREALDMIQCRHPRLNSRIVRSKNSLSFQTQETANIPLRFVKLLENNQWQKVVYEEMNQGIDSSKILLRVVLVHVLEDVPINYLITTVHHAVADGLSCIRLHSEILTFCQKIVSGEPINSVPSLTPLPPIEELMPEWTKGFTGKINSTIFLLQLGLQEIWNRPKTLGFEKYVSIGKRSSNIIHRQLDQELTQKLVNCCRQENTTVHNALCAAMMLTVARTITKGHRKDIRVNCLSYLDLRRHLEPAISDEDLAVLASSIMGFHLIKSNSSFWELAREVKYKLEASKNHGDLFRMILIAKHLIDICCIYPKKIAATVSVSNVGKINIPKNYGKFELEEISFISSNAFFAGIFAIHVSTFQEKMLLNFAFSQPSISSNTMEDLVNNLMSYISGICELNCDSS from the coding sequence ATGATTTACAACAGAAAGCTGGGACGCCTTGAACAGGCTATGGAAATTTTAAATAGCCGTGCTAAAACCTGGAACATAGTTACTATTAGTCGTATCAATGGCTGTATCTATGAAGAAACTATGAGAGAGGCTTTAGACATGATTCAGTGTCGCCATCCTCGTCTTAATTCTCGAATTGTGCGTTCTAAGAATAGTCTCAGCTTTCAAACTCAAGAAACAGCAAATATTCCTTTACGTTTTGTCAAATTGTTAGAGAATAACCAGTGGCAAAAAGTTGTTTATGAAGAGATGAACCAGGGAATTGATAGTAGTAAAATCCTACTACGAGTGGTTCTTGTCCATGTTTTGGAGGATGTTCCTATAAACTATTTGATAACAACAGTACATCATGCGGTCGCAGATGGTTTATCATGCATCCGACTTCATTCAGAAATCTTAACTTTTTGTCAAAAAATTGTCTCGGGTGAACCAATTAATTCAGTTCCTAGCTTAACTCCACTTCCACCCATCGAAGAACTAATGCCTGAATGGACTAAGGGGTTCACAGGTAAGATAAACAGCACAATATTTTTGTTGCAGCTTGGATTACAAGAAATCTGGAATCGACCAAAAACATTAGGTTTTGAAAAGTATGTGTCTATTGGAAAGCGTAGTTCCAATATTATCCACAGACAACTTGACCAAGAATTAACCCAAAAGCTTGTAAATTGTTGTAGGCAAGAAAATACAACAGTACACAATGCTTTATGTGCTGCAATGATGTTGACAGTAGCTAGAACAATCACTAAAGGTCATAGAAAAGATATACGAGTAAATTGCCTATCATATCTTGATTTGAGAAGACATTTAGAACCTGCAATTAGTGATGAAGATCTGGCTGTATTAGCCTCATCCATTATGGGATTTCACCTCATAAAATCAAACAGTTCCTTCTGGGAGTTAGCTAGAGAAGTGAAATATAAGCTGGAAGCGAGTAAAAATCACGGTGATCTCTTTAGAATGATTTTAATCGCCAAGCATCTGATTGATATTTGTTGTATTTATCCCAAAAAAATAGCTGCCACAGTGTCTGTTTCTAATGTTGGCAAAATTAATATACCCAAAAATTACGGTAAATTTGAACTCGAAGAAATCAGTTTCATCAGTTCTAATGCTTTTTTTGCAGGTATTTTTGCTATCCATGTTTCCACATTCCAAGAAAAAATGCTGTTGAATTTTGCATTTTCTCAACCTTCAATTAGCTCCAATACTATGGAGGATCTTGTAAATAATCTCATGTCCTATATTTCTGGTATTTGCGAATTAAATTGTGATTCTTCTTAA